The sequence below is a genomic window from Dermacentor andersoni chromosome 6, qqDerAnde1_hic_scaffold, whole genome shotgun sequence.
TTAGGGGCTTGCTCTCCCGGCCACGGGCAAGGCGCGCGCCGGGCTACCATATCCGAGAGCGAGCACCTCAACCACCGCGGGGGCGCCCGCTTTCCCGGCCGCTCGGATATGCTAACCGTCGGcaagagaaggaaggaaaagaggaACCACCCACCCGCTCTGGAGCAGGCCGGCCACGGGGGGGTGCCGCAGCTGGGTAGCCGTAGTCATAATAGTCATCATAGCGGCCGTAATAGTCCTCATAGTACGGATCCGCATAGCCGCCCCGGTAGTCGCTATACCCATAGTAGTCATAGTCGTAATCTACGGAGCAGCATAGAGACCAACAAGGATCAGGATTGAGCCAGCCGGGAAAACGCACACCCCCGTGCCCCCAGGTGCCCCCACACTCACCGTAGCTCCTGGGACCCACGGGGGGGCCCCGGCCGCCCCCGCCGCCCCGGGGCCCCCGAAGGGGCGGCGGCGGGGGCATGCAGCCCATCATGCGGTAGTCCGACACGTccctgcaacaaaaaaaaatattttttttttaaactggagCTTCATTTAACAATGAGAAGCACCCAAGGCTTGCACCAATTCCATGCAACAGGAACGTGATGCAAGTGCACCATTGGAGTGCATATTTATCCCATTTAGCTGGCACACACACTTTGTGGTGTAGCACAATGTAATCCATTTGGCAGTAGTTGGCGGTGTTATGACATCATGCACAGGGCACTTTACTATGCGGCCCTATGGATGGGCCACCATTCAAGTTCCAGCGGTGGGAGAGGATAGAGTGCTCACACTATGCGTTGCTGCATCATCTGCATCATGCGACGTTCCCGGTTGCGCAGcacctcctccttcttcttcttgtctGACGGGGGCTTGGCCAGCGAGACCTCCATGGGGGCCCCGCACAAGTCCTTGCCCTGAAGCTGCTCCATGGCATGCACAGCGTGGTCCCGCTCTTCGAAGTGCACAAATGCGTAGTCCTTGATCTTTTTGACCCGCTCCACCCGGCCATGTGCCTCAAACAGCTCTTTGAGCTTCTCTTCCGTCACATCCGCTGTCAGGTTGCGAACGTACAGGACCTTCACTTTGGCCATTGTCTCCTCATCAGGCTCCTCCTGTGGGTCTGCCCAGTCCACTATGATGTCACAGCTCCACACCTTAATGCGGCCTGTGCTCAGGCGGCGCTTGGCCAGCGAGGCTGCCTTGTGTGACTCGTACTCCAGGAAGCAGAAGCCTCTGTTCTTTTTCTTGTCGTCAGGTGAACTGTAGATGATCACCTCTGTCAGGCCCGCTGGAAAAACACAAGGGACACTGCGTTAGTCATGGGCAGGTAAAAATTTCATTGTGCACCTCAGCTTTCTTAATAAATCATAGTTGAGGAGCCCAAAGTACTGAATGCTAAGAAATCGCAGTGAGCCAGTGCAATACTCAGCTACAAAACTACATATAAAAATACTGCTGTGTGTAGATCTTATATATAGAACATGCTAGTGCACTCAGCCTGAGCTGTAACATCTGCCTGCCGCTCTCATGACTAGCCGTTGTGAATAAGCCGTGGCCACGACAGCTTCCCCTTCTGGCCACACCTATATGTCGTCAAACCCAAAGCTTCTTGCTATCACACAAAACCCATCAATCAATTACTTGCAAATTCAAGAAGAAAAAGACTGAACGTCAAGTTAGCATGCAGCCTTCGAATGAATCTCGGTAATCACAACTAATGACAGCCGATTTTCAAAGCTACTTGTTAGATGTCAACAGCAGAGCACGGGTATTACTACCGCTTGTTGCTTGCCCCTTACAATATTCCTGGTCAACATCAACAAgcatatgcaagaggaaaatgcctACAAATTGGGAATTGTAAGCAGAAAAGTGACTGGCATCCATGATTCTCAAGGTAGGGGATGCATGGCTACACGCACAGCCAGCTGCTCCACAGCAGGCTTGTTTGTCAGGAACTTCTGTGCTGATGATGGCAGAGATGGTGCGGCTAGATGCATAAAAGCACTAGCCCCATATGAAATGATACCGGGTTGTTCGGCTCAAAAGAATATTCAAACACCTGTAGGGATTTCCCAGTGCCCACTCCTTCACAAACGAAATGCGATACCTGAAACAATTAAGGCATTTAAACATCGTGGAGTGACATTACAATTACTCTCTCGGCCACCTGCAGCTTTGCCAATGATAGCTACCAAAAGATATCTGGGGTCTTggatgccaaaaccacgatccgattatgacaCAGGCTGTAGTGGGGGCTTTGGAACAATTCTGACTAACTGGGATTCcataatgtgcacccaatgcacggtacacgagcactTTTGCATTACGCCTCCTTTGAAATGTGACCGGGAACCCACGACCTCcggctcagcagcagaacgccatagccactgggataCCATGGCGGATGTCAGCTACTAGTCTACGCCATCAGCGTTTTCTGCTAAAATTACATAAGGGAAATGTGGTGCTGTGACCGTTCTACCATGTGAATGACGGGTAGCACATAGATTTATcaaatcttcgtgcttgtggcttcattACAGCAAAGCTAATTGTTAGCTTCTAGTTGGTCGGCATTCTTCATATCATTGTCCATAGGCAAAACTGTGGGCCAaacccggaggtagtgcaataccaggccaaccCGCGCAAAGGTGCTTTGAAGCAGGCTTGAAGCACTTGGCAAAGTGAAACAAAACGTGCATACATTCTTAGGAATCACGCATAGAACATatagaacagcattcgtttcaataaagagagcacaaaacaagcatccgaatcaCATAAGCGatgataaggtgctcctgataATAATGCAAAGCACGCTGTAGCCCCCTTTATAGAtttcctggtaaagattactgttgcgcaagctgctaTGGCGACAACAGCTTGCAACACGGGGAGTGCCATCAGTagcttttcatatatatatatatatgaaaaaaaaaaaaaaaaataccagcctagcaactgatttcgtcattgttgcagcaccgctatgggtatgCAACGCACTGCTAGGACTCCCGAGGTGCAgcatgaatacgaggagcggcaaagggaaaaagaaatggcaatatGGCCAGTGGCAGCATGCTGTCAAAATTggcattactaccattactccaaagcataaagcattgcataccctctTCAGCAGCTCTAGTGgcgttttcaacagcttcgctggagatccactttcgcagggccgggatggtgAGTAAATTTTTTATGATGCTCTCTAAATTTCCAAGCAATTCTAGTTTTCTAAACACACGAAGGCAACAAGTATCTGTGCATGTGCATAATTATAGCTAATTGTTGCATTTACAACACTAATTTTAAATGATCAATTTGCAATGTCATTTGAAGCAAGgataaagtttaggcaaattcaagTATTATTTCCATGCTGTCTGCTGAACTGCTCGCTAAACTTGCAGCTCCCACAGTCACCAGTGTCTCAATTCCCTCTAGCAATCTATCAAGGAAACCCTATGGTCTATGCCACCCCTGTATGGGCTGTGTGAACAAGCAGGGGAACTAGCAAGAAAGGCAGCACTCGACTGGCATGTTACAAATGACAGTTGCTCTATGCTGAAACAGCCAATTTTGCACTGGGTAACTGCAAGCCTGACTTGGACCAACTTGTGATATTCAACTGCATTTCTGATTGAATCGGCATGCAAACCACCACCTCGGACTACTTGGGAACCCTTCTGTGCCTTCAtgctcaccgaaaaaaaaaaaaaaaaaaagtcaagtcaGAGCCACACCAGCTGCACTGTATGTGACAAGTCTTCCAAAAACTTGGACATGCACTTTGCACACCTGGCAATATTTACAACACTACAAAAGGTATCTGAACTGCACAACCTTTGTTTTTGAAACAGGCATGGCGCACAGCAATCAAAGTTCGCATATCTGTATTTACAAACTCCTTTGCCCACCTACCTGACCAGTCTAATTATAGCATGATGATCACTTTAATTTTCTATTGCCTCATCCCTTGCTTATGTAGCAGTTATGACTCATGTTGCAGCCCTCATGACaccgaaacaattttttttttttccgtttcctTGTGCTCTTTAACCCTCTCCAAGTAGAAGACAAGTTCAGCTCTTCAGAGGGTTTATTCGCAGAAAATGTGGAAGTCAAGCCAAGCTCGTTCAAAGGTGCTTGGCCTTATATATAATCCAGTACTGGAGACAGCTCTTGCTCATCCATTGCATTGCATTTGTAAAAAACAATGCCAGATGGTGCACAATGCCCAGCAAAGATAGATTCTTTGAATGGAGCTGGTTGCACCAGCTACACTCTGTGTGAAGCACGAATAAATCAGCATGTGGTGttcatacaaaaagaaaacatgtccTTTCCAAACATCACTGCCCCGAAGTGGAAGGGATATCGAACTGGCCATAGACGAACCTGGTAAGTCATGAGCTCTCTATTTCAGTTCTGATGACAGTGATACTATGTTTCAGTGGGTTCAATAAACAAAACTTTTTAGGACCGAGACAAAACAACCTTTCTTTCTTACATTCAGGAAACTCCTTGCATGTTTGTGTGAATCAGATTTCATTTGCTATCTTGCGAGGAACATTTGCACACATTATAAGGATGGATGAGCTTTTTAGACGTACTAAATCATTTCCAAGAAAAAAGATTTTCCCCCCCCCAAGATTACAGTCATTAAAAGTTCCATGCTCAGCATCCCCGACTAAGGCACAATCACAAGGCACTCCTGGAACTGCAGTCAGCTTAAAGTTTGAATTGACTGAaaaaaatgaggggggggggggggatttttttttttttcatgcccaTGATCACGAAAGACCAACCAAGTGAGCTTCCTTCTGCATATCCAAATATTTGGCTTAGCAGGAGGCTACTGTGCAAAGCTACTTGCGCTTGCCAGCCGCCATACACTGTACTGCAATAATGAAAAGTAAACAGCAATGTCACATGTCTGCGAGTGCATTGACCGTCGAACCTTCTGTTGTGCCATGTGTATAGACCATCAAATATTCAGGAGCAGCAAACAGAACTGAAAAGCAACAAGTGCCAAGTGCAGACCAATAACAAAGGTAGAGAGGCGCACAATGCCCACAAAGGTAGAGGCAGCAGAAAATcccctttaaaaaaatatgtgcacATGTGGCAGCCGATGACATCTACCCATTCAACCCATCCTTGCAATTCGCATGTGCCTTCCTGAACCACTGTAGTGGTAGAGATCATCATAAATGAGCACTCTCAATACACATCTGCAGTACAGACCTTGCTGCCTACGCTGTCAGTACAGATTGCAAGGGTGGTTGGACACAAGGCCACAATAGTGCATTTTCTTTGATTTCTGTATTAGCGTGTTTCTGGTGCAAGCACTGTTCGCCCCCACACCTTCCAATCTTGGCTGTTTGCATGTtaccatggtatgttcaatgtTGCGAAATAGCCAAGGCATCTCTCTGCACCAGTGCAATCTACATTTTCCCACTAGCATGGAGGGACGAACACCAGATGCAGCAGTTTTTTCAGGAGAGCATATCCAGCATTCCTGACAACAAAAGAAAGAGTAAttcaaacaaaatgaaaaaagaaagtatgctGAATATATTGGAACATTTAAAAGTATATAGTAAACACCAAATACTAGTTAATGTCAAGCAGGTATCATTAGCCATAAATTGTTGGGAAGTACGTTCCAGTTCATGGTCGAGCCCTAGGTGTGTTTTACTAGATGTTTGTATAAGAAAATAAATTGTGGCTGAGCCCATCGCACAATGAATGTCGACATTAGTACTACtcgcattgaagcaatgtagcccCACTGAATGGCCACGGCCGAAATGTGTCGTGTATGAGGGGCGCATCCAGCCAGACAAAGCCTTCCTCCTCGAGCTCCCACTGCTCGCGGATGCAAGCAGTACTGAGCCAAGTtagtgtcaaagaggttcattgaagagcagcacatacccagtgttacatatccagtgacccaagttgctccGATGGCtggtttcgaacccggttcccTCCTCAGTGCAGCTgcccgatgctctacccattagaccatggactacccagtgacccaagttggcgggaaaacagTTAGCCGTGGACAAATGGACATAAAGACATACCACAAACTgcgtgaagttcccaaagaatgccaatcgcattaaAACTGCCTGGCTGTTCTCTGCGCCAAGGTTGCTAGGTTCGAAAATTGCAATATCCATGATGTCCTGCAGATTAAAGTGTTTATAGCCACAACACGAGGTAGTGGTCTACAGCAGATTTACTCACCTCATGTTTCAGCAAACCAAGCTTTGAACAAGGAACTCAAGAAAAATAACACCAATCTGAACACCATTCCTGAGTACTCTGGCAAACTAGTGTACAGTAACTAATAAGGAATAACCACATCCAAAACCCTTACTTCGTACCAGTAATGTTATTTTGCTCTAAGAAATCACCCAAATGCATTGCTATAATATTCAAGCATTCTACCTTTTTGTGCTGCTGTTCCAGACACTGTTGCAGTTGTGAATGGCAAAGCAAAGTGCTTACAGATGCCACCATAGAATTAAATTACTGCAtctaatttttaaaaaatgcacagTAATGCCACTTCAGGCCACCTGGAGTTCTTGGGCACCCAACACACAACAccctattcctttttttttgcattccgttcTTGTCAGAATACAGCTGCCATGGTAGAATCCACAACCTTGTGCTCTCCAGCACAATGCCACTGAGGCAGATACCTACAGAATGAGCACATATTTGTCCACAAGTGATCAGCTCCTCTATCCAATTTTTGCTGAAATGTGTGATGAGTGCAGCTCGTCATGGCATTTTCTTTTATTGTGTAGTCCAGAACTGTTATTGCCACACTGTGGATCTTGGATTGCTGAAATGTGTATGGCTTTTTAGGAGGCGTTACAATAAATagcatttttttgctttttgcagGTCAAGCCAGTCACTGCCATCCttcattgaaaattttgagaataGCTTGCAGGTCTTTCCCGATTTCCTGTCAGTACGGAAACAGTTAGTCAACTGGAGCAGCAGAGGTGCTGACATAAAAGCATGCAAACATTTGCACCACTGAGAATAGCAGcagcaaaaagaaggaaagatcATTCAAATGTCAATCGTTGGAAGGCCATTTACATTGGAACTTACTAAATTGTCAATTCCAAATACAAAAAACCTCAGTCCATCTATCAGTGTGCCTCAGAGCATTTATTGAGACCTTTTATCTCACCAGTTATGAAGACCTGCTGTGCACATTCAAACAAACAATATGTACACTGAAACTCAAAACAAAGCTGATGCACTATTTGTGCTACATCAGGGACGACTGCTGAGCCTGAGCTGCACCAATAACAgtgcaccagaaacagaaatTGGCTGACAATACAACCTAACTAAAGAAATGTATCAGCTCCACTGcaatctaaccaaatctgatacAGAAGCCCCCAAACCTTAATTTGCCTAATTATTGTCAAACGAGAGAACCAATATCATTGCTGTTAACTGCTGCACCTTATTACTCAACGTAGTGGCGATAAAAAAGCTCATAACCCTCGTGTTCGCCAGTTTAAAATCTTCTGCCCAAGATCAAGCAAAAGCACACTCACGTGCATGTTTGGAGAATTCTTCAAACAGCTCCTCCTTGCCCCTGTTCTTTGGGATGTTGCCCACGAAAAGCCGATGATTGTTGATTGAGATGGTGACCCCAATGTATTTGCCCTTCCGGATTTCGTGGTTGTCCAGCTGCGGGGCGAGCAAAGAGCACAATCAATGAGCATGCTGGGCGTGCAGGCTGATTCACGGTACTCACCTCGCGTACAGAGTTGTGGGCGCCCTCGCGGTTGCAGAAAGTGATGAAGGCGTAGCCTCGGTTGAGGCCCGAGAGCGGATCCATCATGAGCCGAAGATCCCAGATCTTCCCGCACTTTTCGAACAGGGGTATGAGCTCATCTTCGAACATGTCCTTGGGGATTTTGCCGACAAACACCTCGCAGCCGCTGCTCGGCTGCGGTCCCGTCCAGCCGGGGGGTGGACCGCCGTACTTGCGCTGACCCGTCGTCACGTCCAGCGAGTAGCCCGTACGGTCGAGAATGGCGCGGATCTTCTCCTCGTCCGGGCCCTTGTTGGCGCCCGAGCCCGACGCCCCGGGCAGCTTGCTTTTTTGTCGGTACGTCTTCATCACGCCGCAAAGGTAGGCAGATTTGTTGGACACGTGCTCCAGACTGCTGTCCAAAAACTGCTTCAGAACGGCCAAGGCGCCGTCGGCGGGGAATTCTTTGAGCGCGTCCAGCGCGCGCTCGTCCAAGTCGGCGTAGGCCAGCTTGCCCGTCTGGAAGATGGCATCCAGCTGAGCAGCCACTTTCTCCTGAAGCCCGTGGCCCACAAGCTTGGCGTAGTCGGCACTGTGTTCCGTCGCGCTCGACTCGTCCATGGGCTCCACCGTCGCTGCGTCCCCGTTACCCTCGGCCATCGTTttctgcgtcacgaaaatggAAAGGAAACGCCACTGATGACGCGCAAGCCAGGTGCCTCACCGACGCCCCAAATCGAGAGCGGGACGCCAATCGCAGCACATAGTTCAACTGGGCATACCCGGGTCGCCGGGAATCACTGCACGCACGCTACCCAAGTGCACCGGCGTCTATCCCGCCATGGCGCTAGTCAAAAAGGCGAACTGCCAAATTAGGCCTCGCTAGCATCGCACGCTAGGTACTACCGTTGCTGCAACTACACTCGGCTCCGTTGCATCCTACCGCCACTTTCCTAACTCCGCTTGGCTGGGAGAGCGCGGACTCCTGTAAATCTTTGTCGTTCACTCTCAGTGAAACGCGCGCAAGGGCAGGCAAAACAAAGGGCCGGCGTAGGACTGACCGGCTCTAGTCGGTGAGCGCGCCTCAACAGCGCGAACAGCACTTCATGCAGCTCGTGACTATTAAAGCAACGCAAACAACGTGTAGAAAACTTTCTTGTACTCACTTTGGAAGCCGATTACTTAAAACGAGAAAAAATTAGATCCCGATTCGAGGGGACAAAATTTGTCCCAGTCCCAACCTAATGGGAATGGGCAACAACGTGAGTGACACATGCACGGGGTGGCCGGAGTATTGCAAAGGGCCACGCCGTTCTTCGACTGGCAAGTAAAACAGCACAGGTTTCGGGTTAAATTGAACACCTGTATATGACTCGGTGTTTTGTGAAAATCTGCTATCACAGTTTCACGATAATAGTTTTGTATAAGTTAAAAAACACAGATGTTAGGGGAACTACTTTTCGTTGCGCAAAGGGGCGCTACCCAAGAAAAGGCGCCATCCTTGTTTTGATTGGCGATTTTGAGAGGAGCGGGCAAGCCCGGCAAGCTACCGTAGCTAGCGACGCGCTACGCTACCCATTTTGCTACTATGCTTCACAGGCGTGTTATTATAACCCGCCTCCTTTGTCTTTTGAAAAAATATACCTGCAATTTGCCACATCACATTTAATCGTTTACATCCCAATTGACACATCGGTCCACGCCGTTTTTAAAATCTCGTTGCATTAAGTGCAACCGCACATCACTTCCGTTGCATACTCGCTACTACGGGAGCAACAGTTCGCAGGAAGATGCTACGAGTGCCGCCGTCCTGCGCTCCAATGACGGCCCGCGAGTTTTCGTTTCGTGAGCTTTGAAGTTTGGTCGACGTACAATATGCAAACCACATGTTTAAC
It includes:
- the Syp gene encoding heterogeneous nuclear ribonucleoprotein Q isoform X1; the encoded protein is MAEGNGDAATVEPMDESSATEHSADYAKLVGHGLQEKVAAQLDAIFQTGKLAYADLDERALDALKEFPADGALAVLKQFLDSSLEHVSNKSAYLCGVMKTYRQKSKLPGASGSGANKGPDEEKIRAILDRTGYSLDVTTGQRKYGGPPPGWTGPQPSSGCEVFVGKIPKDMFEDELIPLFEKCGKIWDLRLMMDPLSGLNRGYAFITFCNREGAHNSVRELDNHEIRKGKYIGVTISINNHRLFVGNIPKNRGKEELFEEFSKHAPGLTEVIIYSSPDDKKKNRGFCFLEYESHKAASLAKRRLSTGRIKVWSCDIIVDWADPQEEPDEETMAKVKVLYVRNLTADVTEEKLKELFEAHGRVERVKKIKDYAFVHFEERDHAVHAMEQLQGKDLCGAPMEVSLAKPPSDKKKKEEVLRNRERRMMQMMQQRIVDVSDYRMMGCMPPPPPLRGPRGGGGGRGPPVGPRSYDYDYDYYGYSDYRGGYADPYYEDYYGRYDDYYDYGYPAAAPPRGRPAPERARGGQRGVTRGGRGRGRAPRARAGRGAGPVSRGGRGGAPPRGSLAGKRKFDGGHQNQGDSKRRFHNSNQQQQDDGQQWYQDSFKETWG
- the Syp gene encoding heterogeneous nuclear ribonucleoprotein Q isoform X2 yields the protein MAEGNGDAATVEPMDESSATEHSADYAKLVGHGLQEKVAAQLDAIFQTGKLAYADLDERALDALKEFPADGALAVLKQFLDSSLEHVSNKSAYLCGVMKTYRQKSKLPGASGSGANKGPDEEKIRAILDRTGYSLDVTTGQRKYGGPPPGWTGPQPSSGCEVFVGKIPKDMFEDELIPLFEKCGKIWDLRLMMDPLSGLNRGYAFITFCNREGAHNSVRELDNHEIRKGKYIGVTISINNHRLFVGNIPKNRGKEELFEEFSKHAPGLTEVIIYSSPDDKKKNRGFCFLEYESHKAASLAKRRLSTGRIKVWSCDIIVDWADPQEEPDEETMAKVKVLYVRNLTADVTEEKLKELFEAHGRVERVKKIKDYAFVHFEERDHAVHAMEQLQGKDLCGAPMEVSLAKPPSDKKKKEEVLRNRERRMMQMMQQRIVDVSDYRMMGCMPPPPPLRGPRGGGGGRGPPVGPRSYGSWWPAWGDAWGARPWAGPPRSRWPGGGPCQPWGPWGRPPPGKPGR